Proteins encoded by one window of Paenibacillus sp. DCT19:
- a CDS encoding 4-hydroxyphenylacetate 3-hydroxylase family protein: MPVKNGKQYVERINAQTVPVWYKGNLVTGNRSDHLAFAGLMDTQAKMYDMQHDPLLAAKMTYASPVDGKPVGLSFLPPKSVDDLERRRISMNLWSNMHHGFLGRSPDYMNTAIMSFYTAADLLNDLSPQYAENLKNYYAYCRDNDITLSHAFIQPHASKISGQIDATEDAIAAKIVDRTPDGLIINGAFMMATQGTTCDEIFVYPSPSPAPFEDENPFAFSFAVPNDLPGISMICRDTYAADSRYNYPLSSRYEEMDNIVIFDHVLVPHERVFFAGDEEMSSRLFSGSHFHIYAGHQVLCRYIAKTEFILGTIQLLTETLDQVSETHVIEKTARILAGLETLKALAIAAETNAIPDGRGFLLPAPKPLMAANILYPKLYPDMMDTMQLLASSGMIMIPQQEEFQSDVAAHLNTYLKGTSSTSVERTALFRLVWELGSGSFGGRQTQFERFFFGNTITVSNRLYGTYLKDQTYRELVRSFITDTK, encoded by the coding sequence ATGCCCGTTAAAAATGGCAAACAGTATGTTGAACGTATCAATGCCCAAACTGTACCTGTGTGGTACAAAGGAAACCTAGTGACCGGAAACCGTTCAGACCATCTTGCTTTTGCTGGTTTAATGGATACTCAGGCCAAAATGTATGATATGCAGCACGACCCATTGCTTGCGGCTAAGATGACCTATGCCTCCCCAGTAGATGGCAAACCAGTCGGTCTCTCCTTTCTGCCCCCCAAAAGCGTGGATGATCTAGAGAGACGCCGTATCTCCATGAATCTATGGTCTAATATGCATCATGGCTTCTTAGGTCGCTCCCCTGATTACATGAATACTGCAATTATGTCCTTTTATACTGCCGCAGACCTACTGAATGACTTATCGCCACAATATGCTGAGAATTTGAAAAACTACTATGCTTATTGTCGTGACAATGACATTACACTCTCTCATGCATTCATTCAACCCCATGCCAGCAAAATCTCCGGACAGATTGATGCAACCGAGGATGCCATTGCGGCTAAGATTGTAGATCGAACACCTGATGGATTGATCATCAACGGTGCATTCATGATGGCAACTCAAGGTACCACTTGTGATGAGATTTTTGTATATCCATCCCCTTCTCCAGCACCATTTGAAGATGAAAATCCGTTTGCCTTCTCCTTTGCTGTCCCGAATGATCTACCAGGCATCAGCATGATCTGCCGAGATACGTATGCAGCAGATTCACGTTATAACTATCCGCTCAGTTCCAGATATGAAGAGATGGATAACATCGTTATTTTTGACCATGTATTAGTGCCTCATGAACGAGTCTTCTTCGCCGGAGATGAAGAAATGTCCTCACGTTTATTCAGTGGAAGTCATTTCCACATCTACGCAGGACATCAGGTATTGTGTCGCTATATTGCCAAGACTGAATTTATTTTGGGAACGATACAGTTACTTACGGAAACACTGGATCAGGTCTCCGAGACTCATGTCATTGAAAAAACAGCTCGCATATTAGCTGGGCTTGAAACGTTAAAGGCGTTAGCTATTGCGGCAGAAACCAATGCCATACCCGATGGTAGAGGATTCTTACTGCCTGCTCCCAAACCTCTGATGGCAGCGAACATCTTGTACCCGAAACTCTATCCTGACATGATGGATACGATGCAGTTGTTAGCCTCCAGCGGCATGATTATGATCCCGCAACAAGAGGAGTTCCAATCCGATGTAGCTGCTCATCTCAACACGTATCTTAAAGGCACCAGCTCAACATCTGTAGAACGCACTGCACTGTTTCGTCTGGTCTGGGAGCTAGGTTCAGGTTCCTTCGGTGGCAGACAGACCCAATTTGAACGGTTCTTCTTTGGCAATACGATAACGGTATCCAATCGACTGTATGGTACTTACTTGAAGGATCAGACCTACCGCGAACTCGTTCGCAGCTTCATCACAGACACAAAATGA
- a CDS encoding nitroreductase family protein: protein MSSHTKHEMGNVRSQAGSCEFSPLPVPKAVIGQLLDEADPSLYVMSSEPWRFMLFAGEGRQLYLEAVRQSYPPHLADRYGDWATYQYTEAIPAHLVVVAPSAAREDQLLPAKAWSRRFSLLAAEKGLHAVWKMNDYQHHPVFMNLMGLTPEEKVLGVFHIGYGDQPAFRHVDYGRPASELMTVYDHLV, encoded by the coding sequence ATGTCTAGCCATACGAAGCATGAGATGGGTAATGTGAGAAGTCAAGCTGGCAGCTGTGAATTTAGTCCACTTCCTGTCCCAAAAGCTGTTATTGGACAATTGTTGGATGAAGCAGACCCATCATTATATGTAATGAGTTCAGAGCCGTGGCGCTTTATGTTGTTCGCGGGGGAAGGTCGCCAGTTATACTTGGAGGCAGTTAGACAGAGCTATCCTCCTCACTTGGCTGATCGTTATGGGGACTGGGCTACGTATCAATATACTGAAGCGATCCCAGCACATCTAGTCGTCGTAGCCCCATCTGCTGCCAGAGAGGATCAATTGTTACCAGCAAAAGCATGGAGCAGACGATTCTCCTTGCTGGCAGCAGAAAAAGGTTTGCATGCTGTGTGGAAGATGAACGACTATCAACATCATCCAGTGTTCATGAATCTGATGGGTCTAACCCCTGAAGAGAAAGTGCTAGGTGTGTTTCATATCGGGTATGGAGACCAGCCAGCGTTCAGGCATGTGGACTATGGAAGACCCGCTTCTGAGCTTATGACGGTGTACGATCATCTCGTTTAA
- a CDS encoding flavodoxin — MAKLLVAYASMTGNTEEIAELIVEGIKQSGHEADLKSVTDCNAADVLDYDGFLIGVYTWGDGELPDEFLDFYEELDELDLTGKRAAVFGSGDTSYEQYCGAVDLAAEKLQERGAEVYPEMLKIEYSPLEQEKDTCRDFGKKFIAAGLQVS; from the coding sequence ATGGCTAAATTGTTAGTGGCTTATGCAAGTATGACAGGAAATACGGAAGAAATTGCTGAATTGATTGTGGAAGGAATCAAACAGAGCGGTCATGAGGCGGATCTGAAGTCTGTAACGGATTGTAATGCAGCGGATGTGCTGGATTATGATGGATTTCTAATTGGAGTGTATACCTGGGGAGACGGCGAGCTACCGGATGAGTTTCTAGATTTTTATGAAGAGCTGGATGAGTTGGATCTGACCGGGAAAAGAGCCGCAGTATTTGGTAGTGGTGATACTTCCTATGAGCAGTACTGCGGAGCGGTTGATCTGGCGGCAGAGAAGTTGCAGGAGCGTGGGGCGGAAGTATATCCAGAGATGCTTAAAATCGAATATAGTCCGCTGGAGCAGGAGAAGGATACTTGCCGTGACTTTGGCAAAAAATTCATTGCTGCCGGATTACAGGTTTCCTAG
- a CDS encoding class I SAM-dependent methyltransferase, with protein MYVANQWKDYEVIDTGGGEKLERWGDVILRRPDPQIIWPLKQETNEWRQVHGHYHRSSSGGGSWDMKQPIPERWTIGYENLKFHIKPTSFKHTGLFPEQAANWSWMMDKIKNAGRPISVLNLFAYTGGATVAAAYAGASVVHVDAAKGMVQWAKENVQLSGLADRPVRFITDDVFKFVQREERRGNRYDAIIMDPPSYGRGPNGETWKLEQNLYPFLKSCMNILSDNPLFLLINSYTTGISPTVLRNMLTMTMSAQYGGNITAGEIGLPITRSGLDLPCGILGRWES; from the coding sequence ATGTACGTAGCTAATCAATGGAAGGATTATGAAGTAATTGATACTGGAGGCGGCGAGAAGCTGGAGCGTTGGGGCGATGTCATTTTGCGCAGACCCGATCCACAGATTATCTGGCCACTTAAACAAGAAACGAATGAATGGCGTCAGGTGCACGGTCATTATCACCGTAGTTCTTCTGGTGGCGGCAGCTGGGATATGAAACAGCCGATTCCAGAACGCTGGACAATCGGTTATGAGAACCTCAAGTTTCACATTAAACCAACTAGCTTTAAGCATACGGGTCTGTTCCCTGAACAAGCCGCTAACTGGAGCTGGATGATGGATAAAATTAAGAACGCAGGTCGTCCAATATCCGTACTGAACCTGTTTGCATACACAGGTGGAGCAACCGTTGCTGCTGCCTATGCAGGCGCTTCTGTTGTACATGTGGATGCAGCTAAAGGCATGGTACAATGGGCAAAAGAAAATGTGCAGTTATCTGGGCTGGCAGATCGTCCTGTTCGCTTCATTACAGATGATGTATTCAAATTCGTACAACGGGAAGAACGTCGTGGTAACCGTTACGATGCGATTATTATGGATCCTCCTTCCTATGGTCGTGGACCCAATGGAGAGACTTGGAAGCTGGAACAGAACCTGTATCCGTTCCTTAAGTCCTGCATGAATATTTTGTCGGATAATCCGTTGTTCTTGCTCATTAACTCATATACAACAGGTATCTCTCCAACGGTATTGCGTAACATGCTTACGATGACGATGTCCGCTCAATATGGAGGCAACATTACCGCAGGCGAGATCGGTTTGCCGATTACACGTAGTGGTCTTGACCTGCCTTGCGGCATCTTGGGCCGCTGGGAATCCTGA
- a CDS encoding MGMT family protein: protein MTPFTQNVVSIISSIPEGKVMTYGQIAAHAGSPRAARQVVRILHSMSRKERLPWHRVVNAKGEIAIPDEHSRLIQETELISEGVEFKLDGTINLELFGYQPELE, encoded by the coding sequence ATGACACCATTCACACAAAATGTCGTCTCCATCATCTCTTCTATTCCCGAAGGCAAAGTCATGACCTATGGACAGATTGCCGCTCATGCGGGGAGTCCACGAGCAGCAAGACAGGTTGTACGTATCCTGCACTCCATGAGCCGGAAAGAGCGTCTTCCTTGGCACCGAGTCGTGAATGCCAAAGGTGAAATTGCAATTCCAGATGAACATTCACGGCTAATCCAGGAAACCGAACTGATCAGTGAAGGTGTAGAATTCAAGCTAGATGGAACCATTAATCTTGAATTATTTGGTTACCAACCTGAGCTTGAATAG
- a CDS encoding DHA2 family efflux MFS transporter permease subunit, whose translation MSTTATAPSMGMDNIKKGPIVAALLIGAFVAFLNQTLMNVALPKIMEDLAINANKAQWLTTGYMLVNGVLIPVTAYLIAKFSTRQIFITAMMLFTLGTLVCGISPTFAILMVGRVIQAAGAGILMPLMTVVFLTIFPIEKRGQAMGTMGIAMILAPAIGPTLSGYVVEHYSWRLLFYIILPFSIIATGIGIAFVKNVTRQSKPKLDYPGVILSTLGFGSLLYGFSDAGTDGWGSAIVISCLIVGALSLVLFVIRQLTTDHPLLEFRIFKYNMYTLTTIINMLVTMAMFAGMILLPIFLQNIRGFSPIESGLLMMPGAILMGIMSPITGRIFDKVGARWLSVAGLAITAVTTWGLSRLAIDTTYGYMMFIYTARMFGMSMLMMPIQTAGLNQLPQRLNAHGTAMSNTLRTVAGAIGTAILVTIMSSKLKSHLADTLAQGQINPNDQAAMLRATADATIYGVNYAFTVATGMTVVAMLMAFFIRKTKPAVEPTPQESAEVNATA comes from the coding sequence ATGAGTACAACCGCTACAGCGCCATCCATGGGGATGGACAACATCAAGAAAGGGCCAATCGTTGCCGCGTTGTTAATCGGTGCTTTTGTAGCCTTCTTGAATCAAACACTGATGAACGTAGCTCTTCCTAAGATCATGGAAGACCTCGCGATTAACGCGAATAAGGCCCAATGGCTTACAACTGGATATATGCTTGTCAATGGGGTACTGATCCCCGTTACGGCATATCTTATTGCCAAGTTTTCTACACGTCAGATTTTTATCACTGCTATGATGCTTTTTACATTAGGAACATTAGTCTGTGGGATTAGTCCTACCTTTGCGATCCTTATGGTCGGTCGTGTCATTCAAGCAGCAGGTGCAGGTATTCTAATGCCACTGATGACCGTTGTCTTCCTGACAATCTTCCCTATTGAGAAACGTGGTCAAGCTATGGGTACAATGGGGATTGCAATGATTTTGGCTCCAGCGATTGGACCAACATTGTCAGGTTACGTGGTTGAGCACTATTCTTGGAGATTATTGTTTTACATCATTCTGCCATTTTCTATTATTGCAACAGGGATCGGTATCGCATTTGTCAAAAATGTAACACGTCAATCTAAACCGAAATTGGATTATCCAGGCGTTATCCTATCCACACTCGGATTTGGTAGCTTGCTGTATGGTTTCAGTGATGCAGGTACAGATGGATGGGGCAGCGCAATTGTTATCAGTTGTCTGATTGTAGGTGCACTTTCTCTGGTTCTATTCGTTATTCGTCAATTGACAACAGATCATCCGCTTCTGGAGTTCCGCATTTTCAAATACAACATGTATACTCTAACAACGATTATTAACATGCTTGTAACGATGGCTATGTTTGCAGGTATGATCCTGCTACCTATTTTCTTGCAAAACATTCGTGGGTTCTCACCGATTGAATCAGGGCTTCTTATGATGCCAGGTGCAATTCTAATGGGAATTATGTCCCCGATTACAGGTCGGATCTTCGATAAAGTAGGGGCGCGATGGTTGTCCGTTGCGGGTCTAGCGATTACAGCTGTTACAACCTGGGGACTTAGCCGTTTAGCGATTGATACAACATATGGCTATATGATGTTTATCTACACAGCTCGTATGTTCGGGATGTCCATGCTAATGATGCCAATTCAGACTGCTGGTCTGAACCAGCTCCCTCAGCGTCTCAACGCACATGGTACGGCAATGTCTAACACACTGCGTACCGTGGCAGGTGCAATCGGTACGGCAATCCTTGTCACTATTATGAGTAGTAAGCTGAAATCTCACTTGGCAGATACACTTGCTCAAGGGCAGATTAACCCAAATGACCAAGCAGCAATGCTGCGTGCGACAGCTGACGCAACGATCTATGGTGTTAACTATGCCTTCACGGTAGCGACTGGTATGACGGTTGTGGCGATGCTAATGGCGTTCTTTATTCGCAAAACAAAACCGGCTGTCGAACCGACGCCTCAAGAATCTGCAGAAGTCAACGCAACAGCGTAA
- a CDS encoding MarR family winged helix-turn-helix transcriptional regulator: MTDTYEVFYIINSFRQVNQMLFRAFWNENKQIELTSIQFMVLSILKERPSIGVNEVAELCHMGSSSMSAVIERLVKGEYIIRTRSHADRRSVMLQITDKGEKAQQETHHLWMERVSPILDIPKEDLDHLLRIHTQMIEKLEGREMNNQ; this comes from the coding sequence ATGACTGATACGTATGAAGTATTCTATATTATTAATTCGTTCCGACAGGTGAATCAAATGCTCTTTCGAGCATTCTGGAATGAAAACAAGCAGATCGAGTTGACCTCTATTCAGTTTATGGTGTTATCCATTCTGAAGGAGCGACCTTCAATCGGAGTTAACGAAGTGGCAGAACTTTGCCATATGGGAAGCAGCTCTATGAGTGCAGTTATAGAGCGTCTCGTGAAAGGTGAATACATCATCCGGACTCGTTCGCATGCTGACCGCCGATCCGTTATGTTGCAGATTACGGATAAAGGGGAGAAGGCGCAGCAGGAGACACATCACTTATGGATGGAAAGAGTATCGCCTATTCTGGATATTCCGAAGGAAGATCTTGATCATCTGCTAAGAATCCATACCCAAATGATTGAAAAGTTAGAAGGAAGAGAGATGAACAATCAATGA
- a CDS encoding helix-turn-helix transcriptional regulator gives MEFPAFDRNQLKQFDEPAEFLKALSHPVRLCIVRGLMRKKKCNVSYMQECLDLPQSTVSQHLQKLRSAGIVATERNGLEVNYVLADARVEQLIMILFEKDECEDE, from the coding sequence TTGGAGTTTCCTGCTTTTGATCGGAATCAATTAAAACAGTTTGACGAACCAGCTGAGTTTCTTAAGGCGCTGTCTCACCCGGTGCGTTTATGTATCGTTCGAGGTTTGATGCGCAAAAAGAAATGTAACGTTTCATATATGCAGGAGTGTTTGGATCTTCCGCAATCGACGGTGTCACAGCATTTGCAGAAGCTTCGCAGTGCAGGAATTGTTGCTACCGAGCGAAATGGTCTTGAAGTGAATTACGTACTTGCTGATGCACGTGTAGAGCAGTTGATCATGATTTTATTCGAGAAGGATGAATGCGAAGATGAATAA
- the gyrA gene encoding DNA gyrase subunit A: protein MSLSEQFMPAFLEEVVGDRFGRYSKYIIQDRAIPDVRDGLKPVQRRILYAMYDSGNTPEKPYRKSAKTVGDVMGNYHPHGDSSIYDGMVRMAQPWKMGHMLVDGHGNWGSQDDDPAAAMRYTEARLSPIAMEMLRDIEKRTVLFKDNFDNTAKEPVVLPSRYPNLLVNGVSGISSGFATEIPTHNLREVIDASIAVMEKPSIELEEIMMFMKGPDFPTGGLIMGGDGILDAYRTGKGRIYIRSKTDIENMRGGRQQIVITEIPYQVVKSRLVTAMENIRLEKKVEGIAEVRDESGREGLRIVIELKKEADAQGILAYLLKKTDLQVTYNFNMVAIVNKAPQQLGLKAILEAYIAHQREVVTFRTQYELEKAEDRAHVLEGLVKALNILDEVIAAIKASKNRQDAQNNLMWMFGFSERQADSILTLQLYRLTNLEITSLEKELGDLMKKIAQLRAILDSDRKLIGVIRKELLEIREKYGIDRRSAIQGEVEELKVNLEVLVNAEDVFVTLSKEGYIKRTGMQSFSRSGGERNGSGVKEGDYIAQVLEVNTLENLLVFTKKGQYFLLPVHQVPEFKWKDPGTAIVNVIPLAKDDRISTVLAVKSFEEPNHSLVFVTRKGQVKRTELKEYVTKRSGAVAACKVGKDDEVLSVHLSTSDKEIMLITKEAMAIRFREDEVNPMGRVSGGVRGIQLKDTDEVVAALWVEGDEGEIAVLSDLGYGKRSLLLDYALQSRGGKGLATFEFKEGKRVKPNGSRIAAAFYCREKRSFNVMTKEGHTHAISSEGVPITERKHIGKLLVHVDKQDEIMELLADFTEDQSGATL, encoded by the coding sequence ATGAGTCTATCAGAACAATTTATGCCGGCCTTTCTTGAAGAGGTCGTCGGTGACCGTTTCGGTCGCTACTCCAAATACATTATTCAGGATCGGGCAATCCCCGATGTGCGTGATGGGTTAAAACCCGTGCAGCGGCGTATTTTGTATGCCATGTATGACTCAGGTAATACGCCTGAGAAGCCGTATCGTAAGTCTGCCAAAACTGTTGGGGACGTTATGGGTAACTACCACCCTCACGGTGACTCCTCCATCTATGATGGTATGGTGCGGATGGCACAGCCATGGAAAATGGGCCATATGCTGGTGGACGGTCATGGTAACTGGGGCTCGCAGGATGATGATCCGGCTGCAGCGATGCGTTATACAGAAGCGCGTTTGTCACCGATTGCAATGGAGATGTTACGTGATATTGAAAAACGTACCGTCTTGTTCAAGGATAACTTTGATAATACAGCTAAAGAGCCCGTTGTATTGCCTTCACGTTACCCGAACTTGCTGGTTAACGGGGTAAGCGGGATTTCTTCTGGCTTTGCAACCGAGATCCCAACGCATAATCTGCGGGAAGTCATTGATGCAAGTATTGCTGTGATGGAGAAACCTTCGATTGAACTTGAAGAGATCATGATGTTCATGAAAGGTCCTGACTTTCCTACAGGTGGATTGATCATGGGCGGAGATGGCATTCTGGATGCGTACCGTACGGGTAAAGGACGTATCTACATTCGCTCCAAAACGGATATCGAGAATATGCGTGGTGGCAGACAGCAGATTGTCATTACAGAGATTCCTTATCAAGTCGTAAAGTCTCGCCTGGTCACGGCGATGGAGAACATCCGTCTGGAGAAAAAGGTCGAAGGCATTGCAGAGGTACGTGACGAGAGTGGGCGTGAAGGTCTACGTATCGTCATCGAGTTGAAAAAAGAAGCAGATGCACAGGGTATTCTGGCTTATTTGCTCAAAAAAACCGATTTACAGGTCACCTATAACTTTAATATGGTGGCGATAGTCAACAAAGCGCCGCAGCAATTAGGCTTAAAAGCGATTCTGGAGGCTTATATTGCCCACCAGCGTGAAGTTGTGACGTTCCGTACTCAGTATGAGCTGGAGAAAGCGGAAGACCGTGCACACGTGCTGGAAGGGCTCGTTAAAGCACTCAACATTTTGGATGAAGTAATCGCTGCGATCAAAGCATCAAAAAATCGCCAGGATGCTCAAAATAATCTGATGTGGATGTTTGGGTTCTCCGAGCGTCAGGCGGATTCGATTTTGACCCTGCAATTATACCGTCTGACGAATCTGGAGATCACTTCGCTGGAGAAGGAACTTGGCGATCTGATGAAAAAGATTGCACAGTTACGCGCTATTCTGGATAGTGACCGCAAGTTGATTGGAGTTATTCGCAAGGAATTGTTGGAGATTCGCGAGAAATACGGTATTGATCGCCGCTCTGCAATCCAAGGTGAAGTCGAAGAGCTTAAGGTTAATTTGGAAGTGCTGGTTAATGCGGAAGATGTATTTGTGACTTTGTCTAAGGAAGGATACATTAAACGTACAGGTATGCAGTCCTTTTCCCGATCTGGTGGGGAACGTAACGGAAGCGGTGTAAAAGAAGGGGACTATATTGCACAAGTTCTTGAAGTGAATACACTTGAAAACCTGCTGGTGTTCACTAAGAAAGGACAGTATTTCCTTCTGCCTGTTCATCAGGTGCCAGAGTTCAAATGGAAAGATCCAGGGACAGCCATTGTCAATGTGATTCCACTTGCCAAAGATGATCGGATATCCACAGTACTTGCAGTGAAGTCATTTGAGGAGCCGAATCACAGCCTGGTGTTTGTGACTCGTAAAGGCCAGGTGAAGCGTACCGAATTAAAAGAGTATGTAACGAAACGTTCGGGTGCTGTGGCGGCGTGCAAAGTAGGCAAGGATGATGAGGTATTATCTGTTCACTTAAGCACGAGTGACAAAGAAATTATGCTGATTACCAAAGAAGCGATGGCGATTCGTTTCCGTGAGGATGAAGTGAATCCCATGGGAAGGGTATCTGGTGGCGTACGCGGGATACAGTTAAAAGATACAGACGAAGTGGTTGCTGCTCTATGGGTAGAGGGCGATGAAGGTGAAATTGCTGTGTTGTCTGATCTGGGCTATGGCAAACGTTCATTATTGCTCGATTATGCATTACAGAGCCGCGGAGGCAAAGGTCTTGCGACATTTGAGTTCAAGGAAGGCAAGCGCGTTAAACCGAACGGTAGCCGTATTGCAGCAGCCTTCTATTGTCGTGAAAAACGTAGCTTCAATGTAATGACGAAGGAAGGGCATACGCATGCGATTTCTTCGGAAGGTGTACCGATCACAGAGCGTAAGCACATCGGTAAGTTACTTGTACATGTAGATAAACAAGACGAAATTATGGAATTGCTGGCAGACTTTACGGAAGATCAGTCTGGCGCAACATTATAA
- a CDS encoding ABC transporter permease, whose translation MNNIMPLIRNETIKMVKKKRLYIIFIVLAVLVPMFTYAQMKSSQNNQDKFNGDWRLELQQAITDNQNSLGSDRVPEEFKKYRTVYIQQMQYYLENDINPKEPGGVTFTREFMNNAVGLFIPLLIMAIASDLVSGERTTGTIKMLLTRPVRRWKVLLSKLITLIMFVSIIVVSAYVICYAISGAVFGYKGFTMPVFTGFKIVGTEVDMSTVHAVDQWQYMLMQAGLIWFVSVIVAMLAFMVSVLVRSTAASIVIMMAALIAGTILTNMAASWETAKYLFMVNLELPNYLSGGLPPIEGMNLSFSLIVLSVWGIASLIVSFLVFTKRDILN comes from the coding sequence TTGAATAATATCATGCCATTAATTCGCAACGAAACGATTAAAATGGTGAAGAAAAAACGCCTTTATATTATTTTTATCGTTCTGGCCGTTTTGGTACCGATGTTTACGTATGCACAGATGAAATCTTCGCAAAATAATCAGGACAAGTTTAACGGCGATTGGCGACTTGAACTGCAACAGGCGATTACTGATAATCAGAACTCGCTTGGCAGTGATCGGGTTCCTGAAGAATTTAAGAAATATAGAACGGTGTATATCCAGCAGATGCAATATTATCTGGAAAATGACATCAATCCGAAAGAACCGGGTGGTGTTACCTTTACGAGAGAGTTCATGAACAATGCGGTTGGTTTATTTATCCCCTTACTAATCATGGCGATTGCTTCAGATCTTGTGTCAGGAGAACGTACAACAGGAACCATTAAAATGCTCTTAACTCGTCCGGTTAGGCGATGGAAAGTGCTGCTAAGCAAACTGATCACGCTGATCATGTTTGTCTCGATTATCGTGGTATCGGCTTATGTTATCTGTTATGCCATATCGGGCGCAGTTTTTGGATATAAAGGATTTACGATGCCGGTCTTCACGGGCTTCAAGATTGTGGGGACAGAAGTGGATATGTCAACTGTACATGCTGTAGATCAGTGGCAGTATATGCTTATGCAGGCGGGGTTAATTTGGTTTGTTAGTGTGATCGTTGCAATGCTGGCCTTCATGGTATCCGTTCTGGTACGGAGTACAGCTGCAAGTATTGTCATTATGATGGCTGCTCTTATCGCAGGAACGATCCTTACGAATATGGCAGCTTCGTGGGAAACAGCCAAATATCTCTTCATGGTAAACCTTGAACTTCCTAATTATTTGTCAGGTGGATTACCTCCAATTGAAGGAATGAATTTGTCATTTTCCCTTATTGTGCTTAGTGTTTGGGGCATTGCTTCACTCATTGTGTCATTCCTTGTCTTTACGAAACGGGATATCTTGAATTAA
- a CDS encoding ABC transporter ATP-binding protein, with the protein MAEKQYDSVLSVQHLKKKIGRKWIIKDVTFDVRPGEIFGFLGPNGAGKTTTIRMLVDLIKPTEGKIKVCGYDVNRDPERALKYVGSIVENPEVYTYLTGWENLEHFARMQPGVDHDRIQEVVDIVRLDQRIHDKVRTYSLGMRQRLGIAQALLGRPRLLILDEPTNGLDPKGIKELRIFIKQLASEGMAVFVSSHLLSEIQLLCDRVAIISAGRVLAVGGVHELIEDHSKIAIWHLTPLEQGKKLLLDAGITLVDRPGNVMDDTLVAGLGSNAVVAEMPEERIPDLVQQMVQAGIQVEGVQRIQPTLEQLFLKMTEGESIE; encoded by the coding sequence ATGGCAGAGAAGCAATACGATTCGGTATTATCCGTACAACATCTGAAGAAAAAAATTGGACGTAAATGGATTATTAAGGACGTTACGTTTGACGTTAGGCCAGGCGAGATTTTTGGATTTCTAGGACCCAATGGAGCAGGTAAAACAACCACCATTCGTATGCTTGTGGATCTGATCAAACCAACTGAAGGCAAAATTAAAGTCTGTGGTTATGATGTGAACCGAGATCCGGAGAGAGCTCTGAAGTATGTTGGTTCGATCGTTGAGAATCCAGAGGTATATACATATTTGACCGGGTGGGAGAACCTTGAACATTTCGCTCGTATGCAGCCTGGTGTGGATCACGACCGCATTCAGGAAGTTGTTGATATTGTTCGGCTCGATCAGCGGATACATGACAAGGTTAGAACGTATTCTCTGGGAATGCGTCAGCGGCTTGGGATTGCCCAAGCACTGCTTGGACGTCCACGTCTGCTCATCTTGGATGAACCGACGAATGGACTTGACCCTAAGGGGATTAAGGAATTACGTATCTTTATCAAGCAGCTCGCTAGTGAAGGTATGGCTGTATTTGTCAGCAGTCATTTGTTAAGTGAAATTCAGCTTCTCTGTGATCGTGTAGCCATTATTAGTGCTGGACGTGTTCTTGCGGTTGGTGGCGTTCATGAATTAATTGAAGACCATTCGAAGATAGCAATATGGCATCTTACACCCCTGGAACAAGGCAAAAAGTTGCTGCTTGATGCAGGAATTACGCTGGTCGATCGACCTGGCAATGTGATGGATGACACCCTTGTTGCAGGACTTGGTTCTAACGCTGTTGTCGCTGAAATGCCCGAAGAACGGATCCCTGATCTGGTACAACAAATGGTTCAAGCCGGGATTCAAGTGGAAGGTGTGCAGCGTATCCAGCCTACACTGGAACAACTATTCTTAAAAATGACAGAAGGTGAATCCATTGAATAA